The following are encoded together in the Glycine soja cultivar W05 chromosome 5, ASM419377v2, whole genome shotgun sequence genome:
- the LOC114411108 gene encoding uncharacterized protein LOC114411108 — MYGKYRGTLLVATTQDGNSHVLPLAFAVVEGETLTAWSWFLAHLREHVTDKDGICLISDRHASIKSAVANEALGWQPPHAYHVYCVRHIASNFNHKFKNGKQKEMLKKLGYTPCKHIFDRNFDKFCELSPPVKAWIGKISKEKWTMAYDKEGRRYGHMATNLSECVNKVFKGCRNVPITALVKSTYSRCRKYFVDRGRQAQREIRDGQIYCSHVMKKLRENQEKACSHIVRTYDIQRTIFEVEEAFDPMTQRGGHKWAVNLNERYCQCGRFTTYHYPCSHIIDACGTVNEGVPPEGGEDPNMPVILYPGWKSCGYEYIGAICDGSWVNTGGV, encoded by the exons ATGTATGGGAAGTATCGCGGTACGCTGTTAGTTGCAACAACACAAGATGGAAATAGTCATGTTCTTCCGCTTGCATTCGCTGTGGTTGAGGGGGAAACATTaacagcgtggtcatggtttttggcacacttgcgtgaacatgtCACAGATAAAGATGGTATCTGTCTCATTTCTGATCGTCATGCAAGTATAAAGTCAGCTGTTGCAAATGAAGCACTTGGGTGGCAACCTCCTCATGCGTATCATGTGTATTGCGTGCGCCACATTGCAAGCAATTTTAATCACAAGTTTAAGAatgggaaacaaaaagaaatgttaaaaaaattag GATATACCCCGTGTAAGCATATTTTTgatagaaattttgataaattttgtgaGCTGAGTCCCCCAGTAAAAGCATGGATTGGGAAgatctcaaaagaaaaatggacaATGGCATATGACAAAGAAGGCCGTAGATACGGTCATATGGCAACCAATCTATCGGAATGtgtaaataaagtttttaaggGATGTCGCAATGTACCAATAACTGCCCTTGTGAAGTCAACATACAGCAGGTGTCGAAAGTATTTTGTTGATCGTGGTCGTCAAGCACAAAGGGAAATACGCGATGGTCAAATATATTGCTCACACGTCATGAAAAAACTTCGGGAAAATCAAGAAAAGGCTTGTTCTCACATTGTTCGGACATATGATATTCAGAGAACAATATTTGAGGTTGAGGAGGCTTTCGACCCTATGACTCAACGAGGTGGACATAaatgggcagttaacttgaatgagCGCTACTGTCAATGTGGACGATTTACTACTTACCACTATCCGTGCTCTCATATCATTGATGCATGTGGTACT GTGAATGAAGGAGTCCCCCCTGAAGGAGGAGAGGATCCAAATATGCCTGTCATACTGTACCCTGGTTGGAAATCATGTGGGTATGAATACATCGGCGCCATCTGCGATGGTTCTTGGGTGAATACCGGCggtgtgtaa